Genomic DNA from Desulfovibrio aminophilus DSM 12254:
TGCTGAAGTCGCCGTTGTTCAGGCTGAGCGTCATGCTCTCCTGGCTGTTGAACTTGAAGGGCACGCCCCGCTCAACCACCGCCCCGTTGGGAATGCGGCCCACGGTGGCGATGTTCTTCTGGGCCGTAGCCGCCTCGCCGGAGGCCGAAAAGCCGCCGATGGTCAGCGGCCCCTGGGCCAGGGCGTATATCTGTCCATCCACGCCCTTGAGCGGGGTAAGCAGGAGCACTCCGCCCAGAAGACTCTTGGCGTCTCCCAGGGAGGATACGGCCACGTCCAGGTTGGAGCCCGGCTTGGCCGCCGCGGACATCTTGGACGTGACCATGACCGCGGCCACGTTCTTGGGCTTGATCTTGGTGGGGTCCACCTGCACGCCCATCTTGTCCAGCATGTTGACCATGGAACGGACGGTGAAGGCGGAACTCGTGCCGTCGCCGGTGCCGGAAAGGCCGACCACCAGGCCGTAGCCCACCAGCTCGTTGGTGCGCACACCGCTGAAGGTGGCGATGTCCTTGAGCCGCACGGCCAGGGCGGGAGCCACCAGGGCCGCGCACAGCAAGGCGGCCAGGACCAGCACCGCGGCCTGCCGGCCGGGACGGAAAAAACTCATGCGTTCATGCGAGGCGTTCATGTCTGCCCTTCTCCACCTTCGGTTCAGTAAGGCCAGAGGTTGTCCAGGATGCGCGCGAGCCAGCCGGGCTTCTGCTTGTCAGCCACGATGCCCTCGCCGTAGACCTCGATCTGGGCCTGGGCCAGGTTGCTGGACGGCACGGTGTTGTCGGACGAGATGTCACGCTGGCGCACGAGTCCCCGCACCACCAGTATCTGGTTCTCGTCGTTGACCCGGATCTGGCGCGCGCCCTCCACCTGCATCACCCGGCCCGGCAGCATGCGCACGATGCGCGTGGCCACGGTGGTGGTGAAGTAGGAGTCGCGCTTGGTCTCGCCCGAACCGGTGAAGTCGTTCTTGTTCGTGGTGTTGAACTGCGCGCCCGCGGTCAGGCCCAGCGGCCGCGTGACGATGCCGCCGAGACCGGCGCCCGGCATGGCCGAGGCGCTGATGTCCGTGGTTCCCTCGCGGGTGGCCGTGGTGGTGGCCTTGTTCTTGGCCGAGGTGGTCTCGGAGACCACGACCATGACGATGTCGCCCACCCGGGTGGCCCGGTTGTCGTCATAGAGGTATTCGGCCCCGCCCGCGCTGAAGAGCGACCCCGGATTGTCCTGGGGTTCCGGTTCCTCGATCATGGGCTGGGTCAATTCTGGCATGGTCGTGGGATGGCGGCTCGGGGCGCATCCGGTGGCCAGCAGGGCCAGGGCGGCGAAACACAGGACGGGCTTGTTCATGACGTTCTCCGGTCTCCTACCTGACCGCCACGGTATGGGCGTCGATGACCGTGGCCAGGATTTCCTTTTTTGTTTGCAAATTGCGCACCGTGACCATCTGGCCGACGTCGGCGTCGCTCAGGGCCTCGGCCTTGACCGCCACCTGAATCCGCTCGCCGTGGTACACAAGCATGACCCGCCCCCCCTTGATCACCGCCGGAAGGGGCTCCAGGCTGGACATGGTGATGGGCTGGCCCTGGCCCACCGGCCTTGCGACGCGCCAGGGACCGCCCCGGCCGTCCCAGACGTCCGGCAGGTAGGCCACGTTCTTGCGCAGGAAGGTCACGTCGGCCGGATCCAGGGGGCGCATGCGGTTGAGCGGCCTGGACGCGCTCGGCACCGCCTTCCAGAGGTCCAGGAAGACGCTGGCGGCCAGCCGCCTGACGACCTTGCCGTCGGGCGTGACCACCTTCAGACGCAGGTTCACCCGTCCGGGCTTCAACGGCCCGGGAAGTTCCATCTCCACATGGTCATATTGATTGTCCAAAAAGACGTTCTCGGGAAGGCGGAAATCCCTGAACTCGGCCTCGCCGCCGAGCCCGGCCGCCCGAGGAGTCAAAAAGGCGACGGTCTGCCGCTCGATCTCGAAACGATCCACCAGGGCGCCGCCGTACTGCACCGTCAGCTGACTGGGCAGGGCCCATGTCCTGGTGGCGACCTCGGGCACGTAATGCCGCAGGAGTTGCTCCAACTGGTCCCGGGACACGCTGGTCTGGCGTCCCGGGCGTTCGGCGTTGCGCCACAGCTCCCGGGTGCTCAGGCGCTCCCAAACTCCCGCGGGGGGGGCGCCGCGCACCTCCGCGATCTCGGAAAGCAGAAGGCGGGGGCCATAGGTGCAGGCGGCCTCCTTGACCACGATGCGCCAGCCGGACCCTTCCGCGGCGAAGGCCGCGCCGCAGAGCAGCAGGCTGAACAGCCCCACAGCCAGCGCCCGCCGCGCCGTCCCGATCATGCCGCTTCCGTTCATCATTCCTTCTAGCGCTTGATGTTGATGGCCGTCTGCAACAAGGCGTCGGCCGTGGTGATGGCCTTGGAGTTGACCTCGTAGGCCCGCTGCCCCACGATGAGGCCGACCATCTCGTCGACCATCTCCACGTTGGACATCTCCAGGAAGCCCTGGGCCAAGGTGCCGAAGTTGTCGTCGCCGGGCGTGCCCTGCTGGGCCGGGCCGGAGGCCTCGGTCTCGGTGAACAGGTTTCGGCCCACGGCGTTCAGGCCTGCCGGGTTGATGAAGGTGTAGACGGGGATGTCCGCTGCGGCCAGTTCCTGGCCGTTGCGGTCCAAGGCCGAGATGTGCCCGCGCTCGGTGATGACCACGTTCACCGTATCCTGTGGCACGGTGAACTCGGGCTGGAGGGCATAGCCGTTGGCCGTGACCACGCGGCCCTCGTTGTCCAGCTTGAAGGCCCCGGCGCGGGTGTAGACGTCCTGGCCGTTCTGGTCCAGGAGGAAGAATCCGTCACCCTCGATGGCCATGTCCAGGGGATTGCCGGTATTCTGGAAGTCTCCCTGGGTGAAGAACTTGTGCACGGTCACCGGCCGCACGCCCATGCCCACCTGGAGGCCTGTCGGGATGCGGTTGCCGCCCTCGTTCACGGACCCCGCGATGCGCAGGGTCTGATACATGAGATCCTCGAATTCGGCACGGCTTTTCTTGAAGCCCGTGGTGTTCACGTTGGCCAGGTTGTTGGACATCACGTCGATGTTGGTCTGCTGGGCGACCATGCCGGTGGCCGCCGTCCACAAGGAACGCATCATGGGAAAGTCCTCCGTTGCTGCATGCTAGACGACGCTGCCGACCTTGTCGGTGACCGTCCTGTCCATCTCGCTGGTGCCGCTGATCATCCGCTGGTACATCTCGAAGGCCCGCTGCACCTCGATCATGGCCACCATCTCGGTGACCACCTCCACGTTGGCCTTCTCGATGTAGCCCTGCTCCACCCTCGTCTCGGGCGGCACGGGCGTCTCCGTGGCCTTGGCCCCGGGCCGAACGCGGTAGAGATTGTTGCCGACCTTCTCCAGGGCCGTGGGGTCGTCCACCGTGACCACGTCCAGGATGTTGGTCACCGCCCCGTCCACCGAAACCTGGCCCTGGGAGTCGATGATCACGTTGCCGGCCCCGGGCAGGAGCAGCGGCCCGCCCTGGCCCAGAAGTTCGTAGCCCTGTTCGCTGATGATCCCCCCCTCGGCG
This window encodes:
- a CDS encoding flagellar basal body P-ring protein FlgI produces the protein MNASHERMSFFRPGRQAAVLVLAALLCAALVAPALAVRLKDIATFSGVRTNELVGYGLVVGLSGTGDGTSSAFTVRSMVNMLDKMGVQVDPTKIKPKNVAAVMVTSKMSAAAKPGSNLDVAVSSLGDAKSLLGGVLLLTPLKGVDGQIYALAQGPLTIGGFSASGEAATAQKNIATVGRIPNGAVVERGVPFKFNSQESMTLSLNNGDFSTVMQVVNRINSSLGGGYARAQDASTIELSVPDRFRGNMVPLMASLENLDVSPDARAKVVVDEKTGTVVVGNDVRLSRVAVAHGNLQIVISESQQVSQPGPFSQGRTVTTPQTNVSVNEQNNRLMLVEGATLQELVDGLNSIGATPRDLISIIRTLKSAGALHADLEVI
- a CDS encoding flagellar basal body L-ring protein FlgH produces the protein MNKPVLCFAALALLATGCAPSRHPTTMPELTQPMIEEPEPQDNPGSLFSAGGAEYLYDDNRATRVGDIVMVVVSETTSAKNKATTTATREGTTDISASAMPGAGLGGIVTRPLGLTAGAQFNTTNKNDFTGSGETKRDSYFTTTVATRIVRMLPGRVMQVEGARQIRVNDENQILVVRGLVRQRDISSDNTVPSSNLAQAQIEVYGEGIVADKQKPGWLARILDNLWPY
- the flgG gene encoding flagellar basal-body rod protein FlgG; its protein translation is MMRSLWTAATGMVAQQTNIDVMSNNLANVNTTGFKKSRAEFEDLMYQTLRIAGSVNEGGNRIPTGLQVGMGVRPVTVHKFFTQGDFQNTGNPLDMAIEGDGFFLLDQNGQDVYTRAGAFKLDNEGRVVTANGYALQPEFTVPQDTVNVVITERGHISALDRNGQELAAADIPVYTFINPAGLNAVGRNLFTETEASGPAQQGTPGDDNFGTLAQGFLEMSNVEMVDEMVGLIVGQRAYEVNSKAITTADALLQTAINIKR
- the flgF gene encoding flagellar basal-body rod protein FlgF — translated: MRDSTYSALFGAMSNEHKLGLIANNLANANTTGYKKDQVAFHDTFQRFAHDYLVDSRSYLRDKNLWPKPDVMAKPRLSEQRTDFSQGSLQMTGNPLDLAISGEGFFKLRTPDGDFLTRSGSFQLTAEGGIISEQGYELLGQGGPLLLPGAGNVIIDSQGQVSVDGAVTNILDVVTVDDPTALEKVGNNLYRVRPGAKATETPVPPETRVEQGYIEKANVEVVTEMVAMIEVQRAFEMYQRMISGTSEMDRTVTDKVGSVV
- the flgA gene encoding flagellar basal body P-ring formation chaperone FlgA, producing the protein MIGTARRALAVGLFSLLLCGAAFAAEGSGWRIVVKEAACTYGPRLLLSEIAEVRGAPPAGVWERLSTRELWRNAERPGRQTSVSRDQLEQLLRHYVPEVATRTWALPSQLTVQYGGALVDRFEIERQTVAFLTPRAAGLGGEAEFRDFRLPENVFLDNQYDHVEMELPGPLKPGRVNLRLKVVTPDGKVVRRLAASVFLDLWKAVPSASRPLNRMRPLDPADVTFLRKNVAYLPDVWDGRGGPWRVARPVGQGQPITMSSLEPLPAVIKGGRVMLVYHGERIQVAVKAEALSDADVGQMVTVRNLQTKKEILATVIDAHTVAVR